AAAGGGAAAGGGAAATTAAGGTTGTGGGGTACGCCCGTACCGCTCTGGAAACGATGAACCTCTGCACGCAACTGCAGCCCGACATGATTGTGATGGATATTTCTTTGCCAAGCCTGGATGGTGTAGAAGGGATCAAACGAATTAAGGACAAGTTCCCCTCTCTAAAAATCATGATTTTTACCGGCTGCAGCGATGCCGAGCTGATGGTTCAAGCCATCCATCATGGCGTGAATGGGTATATTCTGAAGGATATCAGCCCCGATGAGCTAATCATGGCCGTGAAAAGTGCAGTTACAGGGCTAAGCATCATGCATAAGGATGCACTAAAGGGGATCGTCGAGCATGTGAATCTTTATAAG
This genomic window from Paenibacillus hexagrammi contains:
- a CDS encoding response regulator; the protein is MIKIVLADDHKIMSEGIKLILEREREIKVVGYARTALETMNLCTQLQPDMIVMDISLPSLDGVEGIKRIKDKFPSLKIMIFTGCSDAELMVQAIHHGVNGYILKDISPDELIMAVKSAVTGLSIMHKDALKGIVEHVNLYKQTSFLSEDKVALPLTEREINIIRHIVEGKENREIAKSLFVSEGTIKNTISGILKKLEVRDRIQLVVYAIRNRLVS